In Carya illinoinensis cultivar Pawnee chromosome 6, C.illinoinensisPawnee_v1, whole genome shotgun sequence, a single genomic region encodes these proteins:
- the LOC122313979 gene encoding glycerate dehydrogenase-like: protein MAKPVSIDVRNPNGKYRIVSTKPMPGTRWINLLIEQDCRVKICTKKKKKTILSVEDIIALIGDNCDGVIGQLTEDWGEALVSALREEGPLSVTWLLVITTLMSMRLTSMVFLLETLLDYLQRVRQSWQLHFL, encoded by the exons ATGGCCAAACCTGTTTCGATTGATGTTAGGAACCCAAATGGTAAATACAGAATTGTTAGCACAAAGCCCATGCCCGGAACTCGCTGGATCAATCTCTTAATTGAACAAGATTGTCGGGTCAAA atatgtacaaaaaaaaaaaaaaaaactatattgtCTGTGGAAGATATCATTGCTTTAATTGGCGACAATTGCGACGGAGTGATTGGACAG TTGACAGAAGATTGGGGAGAGGCACTAGTTTCGGCATTGAGAGAGGAGGGACCGCTTTCAGTAACATGGCTGTTGGTTATAACAACGTTGATGTCAATGCGGCTGACAAGTATGGTGTTTCTGTTGGAAACACTCCT GGATTACTTACAGAGAGTACGGCAGAGCTGGCAGCTTCACTTTCTTTAG